The Carnobacterium mobile DSM 4848 genome includes a window with the following:
- a CDS encoding PTS sugar transporter subunit IIC, translated as MLTGLEKHVLPFFLKVGENKILVAIRNGLTLTIPFTIVGSFFLIIGNLPIKAWTDFIAPIAGKLNAPVAITFGLLGLISAIGIGYNMALEFGVDPISNTIITTIAFLLATLTDDFAINTALLDATGMFTAIIVAIFTTFIYRFFTVKNITIKMPSGVPPSVARSFASLLPAGAVIVFVWIFHVLLGIHLNEILQLVFQPLVFGLSTLPGLMVYTLLACFLWSCGIHGPNVLAGIATPIFLSYLAANTAAFQNGQPIPYEVADGFWILFMSIGGSGGTMGLVLAMLRSKSKMYKSLGKMSFPSAIFCINEPVIFGFPIVMNPIMMIPFIATPMILGASSYLLMKAGIIGKIVFLVPWTIPPVIGPYLATNGNIPAAIWSVFTILISYLIYLPFFKIVEKRQLLIEARENDKQADTALYTES; from the coding sequence ATGCTGACAGGATTAGAGAAACATGTACTGCCATTTTTTTTGAAAGTTGGAGAAAACAAAATTTTAGTAGCTATTCGGAACGGTTTAACATTGACGATTCCTTTTACGATCGTGGGCAGTTTTTTTCTGATTATCGGCAACTTGCCGATCAAAGCTTGGACAGATTTTATTGCTCCGATTGCCGGAAAATTAAATGCTCCAGTTGCCATTACATTTGGCTTGTTGGGATTGATTTCTGCTATTGGAATTGGCTATAATATGGCGCTGGAATTCGGTGTTGATCCGATATCGAATACGATCATTACCACTATTGCTTTTTTACTGGCGACGCTGACCGATGACTTTGCGATCAATACAGCATTACTCGATGCTACAGGAATGTTTACAGCCATTATAGTCGCTATTTTTACCACATTTATTTATAGGTTCTTTACAGTTAAAAACATCACGATTAAAATGCCGTCAGGAGTTCCGCCGTCTGTTGCCCGTTCTTTTGCTAGTCTGCTGCCGGCAGGGGCAGTGATCGTATTTGTCTGGATTTTTCACGTTTTATTAGGAATTCATTTAAACGAAATTCTGCAGTTGGTATTTCAACCGCTCGTCTTTGGTTTAAGTACGTTGCCAGGCTTGATGGTCTATACTTTACTAGCCTGTTTTTTATGGAGTTGCGGTATCCATGGACCAAATGTTTTAGCGGGTATTGCTACACCGATTTTTTTAAGTTATTTAGCTGCAAATACAGCTGCCTTTCAAAATGGCCAGCCCATTCCCTATGAAGTAGCGGATGGTTTTTGGATATTGTTTATGAGTATTGGCGGATCTGGCGGCACAATGGGTTTAGTGCTGGCTATGTTGCGTTCAAAAAGTAAAATGTACAAATCGCTTGGAAAAATGTCTTTTCCCTCAGCCATTTTTTGCATCAATGAACCGGTTATTTTTGGTTTTCCCATTGTAATGAATCCGATTATGATGATCCCTTTTATTGCTACTCCTATGATTTTAGGAGCTAGTAGTTACCTATTAATGAAAGCCGGTATCATTGGAAAAATTGTTTTTCTTGTTCCATGGACGATTCCGCCTGTTATCGGGCCTTACTTAGCGACGAATGGCAATATACCCGCTGCTATTTGGTCTGTTTTCACGATTCTTATTTCTTATCTGATTTATCTGCCGTTTTTCAAAATAGTTGAAAAAAGACAATTGCTGATCGAAGCAAGAGAAAATGACAAACAAGCTGATACGGCTTTGTATACAGAATCTTAA
- a CDS encoding LacI family DNA-binding transcriptional regulator, with the protein MSTPTMKDVAALAKVGVGTVSRVVNNKGAVKESTRRKVENAIKELNYQPNEYARGLKTNQTNTVALILPTIWHPFFSEFAYYVEAELENRGYKLLLCNSEDNYEKELEYIQMVQQNKVDGIIGITYSDLDKYVSANLPFVSIDRHFTEDVVYVTADNEAAGRLAVENLIEKGCTTLAYIGGFSKIPNETRNRQKYFSKEADKRNVKNYSLEMPEPVHALKKEVMAFIREHPAIDGIFTINDFMALDVIDILAEMGKKVPEDIQVIGCDGIKLGMHRPLIVSTIQQPVEEMAICSVQSLMKIIKQEPVESRIVLPVKYIDGKTTK; encoded by the coding sequence ATGTCAACGCCAACAATGAAAGATGTTGCTGCTTTAGCAAAAGTTGGAGTGGGAACAGTTTCAAGAGTTGTTAATAATAAAGGTGCTGTGAAAGAAAGCACACGAAGAAAAGTAGAAAATGCGATTAAAGAATTAAATTACCAGCCAAATGAATATGCACGCGGCTTAAAAACGAATCAGACCAATACAGTTGCTTTAATTTTACCTACTATTTGGCATCCGTTTTTTTCTGAATTTGCTTATTATGTAGAAGCAGAATTGGAAAATCGGGGTTATAAGTTGTTGCTTTGTAATTCAGAAGATAATTATGAAAAAGAATTAGAATATATCCAAATGGTGCAGCAAAATAAAGTGGATGGCATTATTGGAATAACATATAGTGATCTAGACAAATATGTTTCAGCTAATCTTCCGTTTGTTAGCATTGATCGCCATTTTACAGAGGATGTCGTTTACGTAACAGCTGATAACGAAGCAGCAGGACGTCTTGCTGTAGAAAATTTAATTGAAAAAGGCTGTACTACGCTTGCTTATATAGGTGGTTTTTCTAAAATACCGAATGAAACTCGAAACAGACAGAAATATTTTTCAAAAGAAGCGGATAAACGCAACGTTAAGAATTACAGTTTAGAAATGCCAGAACCCGTTCATGCATTAAAAAAAGAAGTGATGGCTTTTATTAGAGAACACCCAGCAATTGATGGCATTTTTACGATTAACGATTTTATGGCTTTAGATGTCATTGACATTTTAGCTGAAATGGGAAAAAAAGTTCCAGAAGATATTCAAGTTATTGGATGTGATGGCATAAAATTAGGAATGCATCGGCCTTTAATCGTTTCTACTATTCAACAACCAGTTGAAGAAATGGCTATCTGTTCCGTACAATCTTTAATGAAGATTATTAAGCAAGAACCGGTTGAATCACGTATTGTTTTACCAGTAAAATACATTGATGGAAAAACTACAAAATAA
- a CDS encoding ABC transporter permease, which translates to MERKKKKSKWSYIKKNKSLYILLIPGLVLTLVFKYFPMYGTLLAFKDYNPMKGIMGSAWVGMSHFESFIHSPNFSVLLWNTVKLSAYGLILGFLPPIILALALNQLMNKKMKKRIQLILYAPNFISGVVIVGMIFIFLSASGPINQIIGSLTGKSFMFMSNPDYFRSIYILSGIWQGMGWSSILYTATLANVSPDLIDAATIDGANIFQKIKNIDLPALKPVMVITFILAAGNIMNVGYEKAFLMQTSMNLPASEIISTYVYKVGLQSGDYAYSTAVGLFNSVINIILLFAVNNIVKHINDGNGL; encoded by the coding sequence ATAGAAAGGAAAAAGAAGAAAAGCAAATGGAGTTATATCAAAAAGAATAAGAGTTTATACATCTTATTGATTCCAGGATTAGTTTTGACATTGGTATTTAAGTATTTTCCGATGTATGGGACATTATTAGCCTTTAAAGATTACAATCCAATGAAGGGAATTATGGGCAGTGCTTGGGTAGGAATGAGCCACTTTGAAAGTTTTATCCATTCGCCAAATTTTAGTGTTTTATTGTGGAATACAGTAAAGCTAAGTGCATATGGATTAATATTAGGATTTTTACCGCCTATTATCTTAGCTTTAGCTTTAAACCAATTAATGAATAAGAAAATGAAGAAAAGAATCCAATTGATTTTATACGCACCAAATTTTATTTCTGGTGTAGTGATTGTTGGGATGATCTTTATTTTTCTATCTGCCAGCGGACCAATTAACCAAATTATCGGTAGTTTAACTGGTAAGAGCTTCATGTTTATGAGCAATCCAGATTACTTCAGAAGCATTTATATTCTTTCTGGAATTTGGCAAGGGATGGGATGGTCATCCATTTTATATACAGCTACTTTAGCTAATGTAAGTCCAGATTTAATTGATGCAGCTACTATTGATGGAGCGAATATTTTCCAAAAAATTAAGAATATTGATTTGCCGGCTTTGAAACCTGTTATGGTAATCACTTTTATTCTAGCAGCTGGAAATATTATGAACGTGGGTTACGAAAAAGCGTTTTTAATGCAGACCTCAATGAATTTGCCGGCTTCAGAAATTATTTCTACTTATGTCTATAAAGTCGGGCTGCAATCAGGTGATTATGCCTATTCTACAGCAGTAGGGCTCTTTAACTCAGTGATCAATATTATTTTACTTTTTGCAGTAAACAATATCGTTAAACACATTAACGATGGGAATGGTTTATAG
- a CDS encoding carbohydrate ABC transporter permease, with protein MMNFTSFDKRMLVINRIIIAFLVLITVVPLGYVLIASFMDPAVLLAKGISFNPKDWTLTGYQKVFQDDSIIRGFINSLFYSFAFSVITVFITMITAYPLAKKDLVGKGPIMTFFLVTMFFGGGLVPTYLLIKNLNMLNTVWAIIIPGAVNVWNIILARTYYQGLPDELTEAAIIDGANDIQILFKIMMPLAKPIMFVLFLYAFVGQWNSYFEAMIYIKDPKLEPLQLALRKILIQNQPSQDMVGSQTEMAELKRIAELIKYATIVISSLPLLVMYPFFQKYFDKGILVGSVKG; from the coding sequence ATGATGAATTTTACTAGTTTTGACAAAAGAATGTTAGTCATTAACCGAATAATCATCGCCTTTCTGGTGTTGATTACTGTAGTTCCTTTAGGATATGTTTTGATCGCTTCTTTTATGGATCCCGCTGTATTGCTGGCAAAAGGAATTAGTTTTAATCCAAAAGATTGGACATTGACAGGTTATCAAAAAGTATTTCAAGATGATTCCATTATTCGAGGTTTTATCAATTCTTTATTTTATTCATTTGCATTCAGTGTAATTACTGTTTTTATTACCATGATTACTGCCTACCCCTTAGCAAAAAAAGATTTAGTTGGGAAAGGGCCTATTATGACATTTTTCTTAGTCACAATGTTTTTTGGCGGAGGGTTAGTTCCTACGTATTTGCTGATCAAAAATTTAAATATGTTAAATACGGTTTGGGCCATTATCATACCGGGTGCAGTAAATGTCTGGAATATTATTCTCGCTCGAACCTATTATCAGGGATTACCGGATGAATTAACTGAAGCAGCCATTATCGATGGAGCTAATGATATTCAAATACTATTTAAAATTATGATGCCATTAGCGAAGCCCATTATGTTTGTACTGTTTCTATATGCTTTTGTAGGGCAGTGGAATTCTTACTTTGAAGCTATGATTTATATTAAAGACCCTAAATTAGAACCACTCCAACTCGCTTTGCGTAAGATATTGATTCAAAATCAACCTTCGCAAGATATGGTGGGTTCACAAACAGAAATGGCTGAATTGAAACGAATCGCAGAGTTGATCAAATATGCCACTATTGTGATTTCTAGTCTCCCGTTGTTAGTGATGTATCCATTCTTCCAAAAATATTTTGATAAAGGAATCTTAGTGGGTTCAGTGAAAGGATAA
- a CDS encoding ABC transporter substrate-binding protein, producing the protein MTIRKMIGTILISSTALLTLTACGNGSGKAATKDLGLENIEFPLKEEASLKFMTQSSPISPQDPNEKLIFKRLEKDTGVHIDWTNYQADFGEKRNLDISSGDLPDAIFNAAAGDYDLLSWAKNDIIVPVDELVDQYMPNLKKIYEEHPEYKELSTAPDGKMYSFPWIEELGAGKESIHTVSDMAWINVEWLDNLDLEMPETTNELMEVLEAFKTQDPNGNGKDDEIPLSFINGAGNEDMKLLFGAFGIGDNDDRLVVDNDGKLDFTADNPEYKEAVTYFNEMQTKGLIDKEAFEQDWNTFLAKGKDERYGVYFSWDKGNITGMNDKYDVLPVLAGPTGEKHVARTNGMGFSRDRFVITSANENLELTAKWVDKMYEPLQSVQNNWGTYGDEEQQNIFEFDKENKMLKHLPLEGTAPGELRQKTEAAGPLAVLDEYYGTVTTMPEDAKWRLDLMKETYLPYVNNDNIFPRVFLSQEDTDRISKIDADMQDYIYRKRAEWITNGKIDDDWDDYLAELERMGLTEWLDIKQKGYDEFTKKQS; encoded by the coding sequence ATGACAATAAGAAAAATGATAGGGACTATTTTAATTTCTAGTACGGCTTTATTAACTTTAACAGCTTGTGGAAACGGCAGCGGAAAAGCGGCAACAAAAGATTTAGGATTAGAAAATATTGAGTTTCCTTTGAAAGAGGAAGCAAGCTTAAAATTCATGACACAAAGTTCGCCAATTTCGCCCCAAGATCCAAATGAAAAGCTGATTTTCAAACGACTGGAAAAAGATACAGGTGTGCATATTGACTGGACGAATTACCAAGCAGATTTTGGAGAAAAACGCAATTTAGATATTTCAAGTGGAGATTTACCAGATGCTATTTTTAATGCTGCAGCTGGAGATTACGATTTATTAAGTTGGGCAAAAAATGACATTATTGTTCCTGTAGATGAACTGGTTGATCAATATATGCCAAACTTAAAAAAAATCTATGAAGAGCATCCTGAATACAAAGAGTTGTCTACCGCTCCTGATGGGAAAATGTATTCTTTTCCTTGGATTGAAGAATTAGGTGCAGGGAAAGAATCGATTCATACGGTGAGCGATATGGCGTGGATCAACGTGGAGTGGTTAGATAATTTAGATTTAGAAATGCCGGAAACAACAAATGAATTAATGGAAGTGTTGGAAGCTTTCAAAACACAAGATCCTAATGGGAACGGAAAAGATGATGAAATTCCGCTTTCTTTTATTAATGGAGCAGGAAATGAAGATATGAAACTGTTGTTTGGAGCTTTTGGTATCGGTGATAATGATGATCGTTTAGTTGTTGACAATGATGGGAAGCTAGATTTTACTGCCGATAATCCAGAGTACAAAGAAGCTGTAACATACTTTAACGAAATGCAAACGAAGGGATTAATTGATAAAGAAGCTTTTGAACAAGACTGGAATACATTCTTGGCTAAAGGAAAAGACGAACGCTATGGCGTGTATTTTTCTTGGGATAAAGGCAACATCACTGGCATGAATGATAAATACGATGTTTTACCTGTTTTAGCTGGACCAACAGGCGAAAAACATGTTGCCAGAACAAATGGTATGGGCTTTAGCCGGGATCGGTTTGTTATTACTAGTGCTAATGAGAACTTAGAATTAACAGCTAAATGGGTCGATAAAATGTATGAACCGCTTCAATCTGTCCAAAACAACTGGGGAACGTATGGAGATGAAGAGCAGCAAAATATTTTTGAATTTGATAAAGAAAACAAAATGTTAAAACATTTGCCATTAGAGGGAACCGCTCCTGGCGAACTGCGTCAAAAAACTGAAGCTGCAGGTCCGTTAGCTGTTTTAGATGAATACTACGGCACTGTAACCACAATGCCGGAAGATGCTAAATGGCGTTTAGATTTAATGAAAGAAACTTATTTACCGTATGTTAACAATGACAATATCTTCCCGCGTGTTTTCTTATCACAAGAAGATACTGACCGAATCAGTAAAATTGATGCCGATATGCAAGATTACATTTACCGCAAACGGGCAGAATGGATTACGAACGGTAAAATAGATGACGATTGGGATGACTATTTAGCGGAATTAGAACGTATGGGCTTAACGGAATGGTTAGACATTAAACAAAAAGGATATGACGAGTTTACTAAAAAACAATCATAA
- a CDS encoding glycoside hydrolase family 32 protein, translated as MKTANYTLENANEFIRQKEKDVITTYSPGYHLTAPVGWINDPNGFVYYEGEYHLFYQYYPYKTVWGPMHWGHAKSKDLVTWENLPVALSPDQYYDEGGCFSGSAIEKDGKLYLMYTGHLPQSDEEQSRQIQCMAVSEDGIHFEKINQNPVLDEKDLPDNARVQDFRDPKVFERNGVYYSIIASQTKELTGQILLYQSTDLIEWEFKSILLEGTKDQGIMWECPDLFELDGKDVLITSPIQIPKSGNEFHNVSSCVAFIGKVDWEKGTFEVESMEEIDHGLDFYAPQTTIDEQGRRVMVAWMQMWGRNMPTHTENHGWVGAMTLPRELRIKDGKLIQLPISEIANYYQKSAEIKEVVLVDETKEFEGVAGKVGVLELIVDLKEATRFRIELRASATERTLLTYHTETNELEFDRFQSGIPISGEEAEPLNKRKVLCSLDEGKLKLKILLDNSSIETFVNDGKETITSTIYPLSDESEKIYLEATGKVRIDSLDMYDIDML; from the coding sequence ATGAAAACTGCCAATTACACTTTAGAAAATGCAAATGAATTTATAAGACAAAAAGAAAAAGATGTTATCACGACATATAGTCCTGGTTATCATTTAACAGCGCCTGTAGGCTGGATCAATGATCCAAATGGATTTGTTTATTATGAAGGAGAATACCACTTATTTTATCAATATTATCCTTATAAAACCGTTTGGGGACCTATGCACTGGGGACATGCGAAGAGTAAAGATTTGGTTACATGGGAAAATCTGCCAGTAGCATTGTCGCCAGACCAGTACTATGATGAAGGTGGATGTTTTTCGGGGAGTGCTATCGAAAAAGACGGCAAATTATATTTGATGTACACTGGACACTTGCCACAATCAGACGAAGAACAATCTCGTCAAATTCAATGTATGGCTGTTTCAGAAGATGGTATCCATTTTGAAAAAATCAATCAAAATCCTGTATTGGATGAAAAGGATTTGCCGGATAACGCGCGTGTTCAAGATTTTAGAGATCCAAAAGTTTTTGAACGCAATGGCGTTTACTATAGTATCATCGCTTCGCAAACGAAAGAACTCACTGGACAAATTTTATTGTATCAGTCAACAGATTTAATTGAGTGGGAATTTAAATCTATTTTACTAGAAGGTACAAAAGATCAAGGTATTATGTGGGAATGTCCTGATCTATTTGAATTAGATGGAAAAGATGTATTGATCACTTCGCCGATTCAAATTCCTAAATCAGGCAATGAATTTCACAACGTTAGTTCATGTGTTGCATTTATTGGTAAAGTTGATTGGGAAAAAGGAACATTTGAAGTTGAATCTATGGAAGAAATCGATCATGGACTGGATTTTTATGCTCCACAAACAACTATAGATGAACAAGGAAGACGAGTTATGGTAGCTTGGATGCAAATGTGGGGACGAAATATGCCAACACATACTGAAAACCATGGCTGGGTTGGAGCGATGACTTTGCCGCGCGAATTACGCATTAAAGATGGCAAATTGATCCAGCTGCCTATTTCTGAGATCGCTAATTATTATCAGAAGAGTGCTGAAATCAAAGAAGTTGTCTTAGTAGATGAAACAAAAGAATTTGAAGGAGTGGCAGGTAAAGTTGGTGTACTTGAACTAATTGTGGACCTTAAAGAAGCCACTCGTTTTAGAATCGAATTGCGTGCAAGTGCAACAGAACGGACCTTGCTAACTTATCACACAGAAACGAATGAACTGGAATTCGATCGTTTCCAAAGTGGCATTCCTATTTCCGGTGAAGAAGCGGAACCTTTAAACAAACGGAAAGTTTTGTGTTCATTAGATGAAGGCAAATTAAAATTGAAGATCCTTTTAGATAACAGTTCTATTGAAACCTTTGTCAATGACGGAAAAGAAACAATCACATCAACCATTTACCCATTATCGGATGAATCTGAAAAAATTTATCTGGAAGCAACAGGAAAAGTCAGAATTGATTCTTTAGACATGTATGATATTGATATGCTTTAG
- a CDS encoding acyltransferase family protein yields MKKQQTVTNIPYVKGLDGIRFLGIIGVIIYHLAPQLMPGGYLGVNLFFVLSGYLITDKLIREIKQTGQLHIRAFYRKRMKRLLPSTLFMLVLVLAWITWFNRELLVNLKGTVVSALLFVNNWWQIIQGDSYFDRFTTPSPFVHLWSLAVEMQFYILIVLVIWGLFTFLSTQRARLIAIGILTLLSAGLMAWLYQPGVDPSRVYYGTDTRLFSLWVGTGFAAAFPLATLQTKQMPQKLRQWQEMIGLAVLFLIGVMMKYVTDQSPFNYYGGMLLFSLLAGVLIIIVAQPTVKLSFLFRFKPVTWLGKRSFVLYLWHYPLNVLIQQQSNGQPASAARQLFLVLVLTLGLAEVTYRFIEMRNWQGLFQKGVKWAQQLWKSPRKAHLKEKGLLAVSMLVVLSALTGFAISPTDPDHASQQVKKVIEKNEQLLQETQLTGIQAEALANGVFNTEELSELANKKVTFIGDSVLLSASEELVQFFPAATIDGKVGRQLYQTVPVVQQLKKDRKLNKTVVIELGSNGDFTKNQLDDLVGAIGKDKEVYFLTTHVPRHWRESVNQKLVSLTKNEKHIHLIDWSNTSTNHADWFYEDAVHPNKTGAEQYAVLIAKSLLN; encoded by the coding sequence TTGAAAAAACAGCAAACGGTAACGAACATACCTTATGTCAAGGGCCTTGACGGTATTCGTTTTCTTGGCATCATCGGGGTTATCATCTATCATTTAGCTCCACAATTGATGCCGGGCGGTTATTTAGGTGTAAATTTGTTTTTTGTATTATCGGGTTATTTAATCACAGATAAATTAATACGCGAAATAAAACAAACAGGGCAGCTACATATAAGAGCATTTTATCGAAAACGAATGAAGCGTTTATTGCCTTCGACGTTATTTATGCTGGTGTTGGTGTTGGCTTGGATTACATGGTTTAATCGGGAATTATTGGTCAATTTAAAAGGAACCGTCGTCAGTGCCCTTTTGTTTGTTAACAATTGGTGGCAAATTATCCAAGGCGATTCTTATTTTGATCGGTTTACAACGCCGTCTCCTTTTGTCCATTTATGGTCACTAGCAGTGGAGATGCAATTCTATATCCTGATTGTTTTAGTAATTTGGGGTTTATTTACCTTTCTATCTACTCAACGGGCCCGTTTAATAGCAATCGGTATCTTGACACTTTTATCTGCTGGGTTAATGGCCTGGTTGTATCAGCCGGGAGTTGATCCAAGCCGTGTTTATTATGGAACGGATACCCGATTGTTCTCATTATGGGTAGGAACCGGATTTGCGGCAGCCTTTCCGTTAGCGACTTTACAAACAAAGCAAATGCCTCAAAAATTACGGCAATGGCAGGAAATGATAGGACTAGCGGTACTATTTTTGATAGGGGTCATGATGAAATATGTGACTGATCAAAGTCCGTTTAATTATTATGGCGGGATGCTGTTGTTTAGTTTATTAGCGGGTGTATTGATTATTATCGTTGCTCAGCCAACGGTTAAATTATCCTTTCTTTTTCGTTTTAAGCCAGTTACATGGCTGGGTAAGCGCAGTTTTGTTTTGTACTTGTGGCATTATCCGCTCAATGTTTTAATCCAACAACAATCAAATGGGCAACCAGCTTCTGCTGCACGACAACTGTTTTTAGTGTTGGTTCTTACGCTTGGTTTAGCTGAAGTAACGTATCGGTTTATTGAAATGCGCAATTGGCAAGGATTGTTCCAAAAGGGAGTAAAATGGGCGCAGCAATTATGGAAAAGTCCACGTAAAGCTCATTTAAAAGAAAAAGGATTATTAGCAGTCAGTATGTTAGTTGTTTTATCAGCTTTGACTGGTTTTGCAATTTCACCTACTGATCCTGATCATGCTTCGCAACAAGTCAAAAAAGTGATTGAAAAGAATGAACAGTTGCTGCAAGAAACACAACTAACTGGTATCCAAGCGGAAGCTCTAGCAAACGGCGTTTTTAACACAGAAGAGTTGAGTGAATTAGCCAATAAAAAAGTTACTTTTATTGGAGACTCCGTTTTGTTGAGTGCTTCAGAAGAGTTGGTACAATTTTTCCCAGCAGCAACGATTGACGGAAAAGTAGGGCGCCAATTGTATCAAACAGTTCCAGTTGTCCAACAATTAAAAAAAGACCGGAAATTGAATAAAACGGTAGTGATCGAGTTAGGTTCTAATGGGGACTTTACGAAAAACCAACTGGATGATTTAGTAGGGGCTATTGGAAAAGATAAAGAAGTGTATTTTCTGACAACCCATGTTCCGCGTCATTGGCGTGAGAGTGTCAATCAAAAGTTGGTCTCCTTAACGAAGAACGAAAAGCACATTCACTTAATTGATTGGAGCAACACGAGTACAAATCATGCTGACTGGTTTTATGAAGATGCAGTTCACCCAAATAAAACCGGCGCAGAACAGTACGCGGTCTTGATAGCTAAAAGCTTATTAAATTAA